One region of Tamandua tetradactyla isolate mTamTet1 chromosome 6, mTamTet1.pri, whole genome shotgun sequence genomic DNA includes:
- the CA2 gene encoding carbonic anhydrase 2 codes for MSHHWGYDKDNGPDRWYETFPIAKGERQSPVNIDTNAAKHDPALQPLSLSYEEATSRKILNNGHSFNVEFDDSQDKAVLKGGPLTGTYRLIQFHFHWGSSDEQGSEHTVDKKKYAAELHLVHWNTKYGDFGKAVQQPDGLAVLGIFLKIGSAKQGLQKILDVLDSIKTKGKSAEFPNFDPRELLPERLDYWTYPGSLTTPPLLECVTWIVLKEPISVSSEQMLKFRKLNFNVEGESEKAMVDNWRPAQPLKNRQIKASFK; via the exons ATGTCCCATCACTGGGGATACGACAAGGACAACG GACCTGATCGCTGGTATGAGACCTTCCCCATTGCCAAGGGAGAGCGCCAGTCCCCTGTCAACATTGATACCAATGCAGCCAAGCATGACCCTGCCTTGCAGCCTCTGTCCCTTAGCTACGAGGAAGCAACTTCTCGGAAGATCCTCAACAATGGTCACTCTTTCAACGTGGAGTTTGATGACTCCCAGGACAAAGCAg tgctGAAAGGAGGACCCCTCACTGGCACTTACAGATTGATTCAGTTTCATTTCCACTGGGGTTCATCTGATGAGCAAGGTTCTGAGCACACtgtagataaaaagaaatatgctgCAGAG CTTCATTTGGTTCATTGGAACACCAAATATGGGGATTTTGGAAAAGCTGTGCAACAACCTGATGGACTGGCTGTTTTGGGTATTTTTTTGAAG ATTGGCAGTGCTAAACAAGGCCTTCAGAAAATCCTTGATGTGCTGGATTCCATTAAAACAAAG GGTAAGAGCGCTGAATTCCCTAACTTTGATCCTCGTGAACTCCTTCCTGAACGCTTAGACTACTGGACATATCCTGGCTCACTGACCACCCCTCCTCTTCTGGAATGTGTGACCTGGATTGTGCTAAAAGAACCCATCAGTGTGAGCAGCGAGCAG ATGTTGAAATTTCGCAAACTTAACTTCAACGTGGAGGGTGAATCTGAAAAAGCAATGGTAGACAACTGGCGCCCAGCTCAGCCTCTGAAGAACAGGCAAATCAAAGCTTCCTTCAAATAA
- the CA3 gene encoding carbonic anhydrase 3, producing the protein MAKEWGYADHNGPDHWHELYPIAKGDNQSPIELHTKDISHDPSLKAWTASYDPGSAKTILNNGKTCRVVFDDSYDRSMLRGGPLTASYRLRQFHLHWGSSDDHGSEHTVDGVKYAAELHLVHWNPKYNTFGGALKQPDGIAVVGIFLKIGREKGEFQLLLDALDKIKTKGKEAPFTNFDPSCLFPACRDYWTYHGSFTTPPCEECIVWLLLKEPITVSSDQMAKLRSLYSSAENEPPVPLVRNWRPPQPIKGRVVKASFK; encoded by the exons GTCCTGACCACTGGCATGAACTTTACCCAATTGCTAAAGGAGATAACCAGTCACCCATTGAGCTGCATACCAAAGACATCTCTCATGACCCTTCTCTGAAGGCATGGACGGCATCTTATGACCCTGGCTCTGCCAAGACCATTCTGAACAATGGGAAAACCTGCAGGGTTGTGTTTGATGATAGTTACGATAGGTCAA TGCTAAGAGGGGGTCCTCTCACTGCATCCTACCGACTTCGCCAGTTCCACCTTCACTGGGGCTCCTCAGATGACCATGGCTCTGAGCACACCGTGGATGGAGTCAAGTACGCAGCGGAG CTTCATTTGGTTCACTGGAATCCAAAGTACAACACTTTTGGAGGTGCTCTGAAGCAACCTGATGGAATAGCTGTGGTTGGTATTTTTCTGAAG atagGACGTGAGAAAGGCGAATTTCAGCTGCTCCTTGATGCACTGGACAAAATTAAGACAAAG GGCAAGGAGGCGCCCTTCACCAACTTCGATCCCTCCTGCCTGTTCCCCGCCTGCCGGGACTACTGGACTTACCACGGCTCCTTCACCACGCCGCCCTGCGAGGAGTGCATCGTGTGGCTCCTGCTCAAGGAGCCCATCACCGTGAGCTCTGATCAG ATGGCCAAGCTGCGGAGCCTCTACTCCAGCGCTGAGAACGAGCCCCCGGTGCCCCTGGTGAGAAACTGGCGTCCTCCACAGCCTATCAAGGGCAGGGTGGTGAAAGCCTCCTTCAAGTGA